The following is a genomic window from Xenopus laevis strain J_2021 chromosome 2L, Xenopus_laevis_v10.1, whole genome shotgun sequence.
tccactaaaaattttatagtaaaaaaaaaaaattttgatggtTTTTGGcaatcggagtttagtaaataaaccccctttgtgtcatttattacataacccccaaaatcTCTTGATGTCCCAGCATACTGCCTATAATGGCTACCTTGCTTGCTATAAAGAGCTTTGAGTCCCATAAGGGAAAGCATTGTATAAATGACTCACTTCCTTTAGAGGTAGACATTCTTACACACTTAGTAACCCTTTTTTAATTAAGAGACATGATGTGGAAGAGGGGAAGGAGGGCATCAGTGCGGTGACACAGACATTAATATAGGCAAACTACCATGAGAGGAATCAAGCAGCCTGGTTAATTTAAGTTGCATTCATTAACCAAGAACATTCATTGAACACACCCAAGGAAAAAACAAATTAAGaagaattgttttatatttactaGCAAGTGAATAATAGCAGCTAAAGCTTCTAGATAAATTGGCACTTCATAAAACATGAAATTAAAGCTGTGAAGAAACATTGTACTTGTGGATGGTTGGTAGCTCCTATACCAAaattataacataaaataataaatataaagaaaattagggatgcaccgaatccaggattcgattcgggactGGGCCAGGACTCGACCTGAAtctcggccgaatccttctgcccgcccaaaccgaatccgaatcctaatttgcacctgcaaattaggggcagggaggtaaatcgtgtgactttttgtcacaatataagaaagtaaaaaatgttttccccttcccacccctaatctgcgtatgcaaattaggattcagattcgatgcggtattcgcccaaatctatTGCGGCagattagggggttcggccgaattcaaaatagtggattcggtgcatccctaaagaaaATAGTAGTGATCCCTCCCTGGAATTGTGGAAATTGTGGGGATTGTGCTTTAAAACAAGCGAAAAGCGATTTGCTGCcggaataaatttgcgaaaccacggCGAAAATTTGAtagtgtcaaaaaaaatgaacGCCGGCTGGTGTCCAAAAAAcgtcaaaaactgaaaaaaaaacgtcaaaaactAAACGCtggcgctgttttgcaaatttttcaccattttgcaaatttcacaggaaattcgcaaattttttggcgaagcgaaatggcccaAATTTGCCATCACTAATTAACTACACACCTGCATTCTCCTGCCATTTTTCAGGTCAGTTTCTAAACTTAAGAACAATGACATATGAAGGGTTTCCTCACTCACAGAGAAAAAACATTCCCTGAATATACCTTGCTGGAGCTGTGGGTATAGCATTTAAATCATGTAAATGCATGCGGAAATGCATCAACAGGTTCCCCCAGGCAAAAAAGCTTCTCCTTTGCCATTGCCCCAAGAATCAGTGGTGGTAATCTGCTCCAGGATAATGTTGTTTAATTTTAGTGGAGTGACAATTATTCTGAGAGGGCTGGTTTCATTGTTATTTGAACCATTTGAGCAATTCTATTTTCCAAGAATCTTGGCACAGATGCTTATTTGCTGTTGATTTTTACTAAACTCGCCACCTATGCAGACAGCAAATATCCATATTAATATCGTAATTTGTAGGCTATGgtgtatgaaaaaaatacatcaacAAAGGTaacttgaaataaaataaagacacaaTGAAAACAACAATGAACAACAATGAATGTTACAtttggggtaatttatcaacactgggcaaatttgcccatgggcagtaacccatggaaaccgaACGAATTGCTGCACTCatggttctacttgcagctgactttaaaaagatattcactgattggttgctatggataactgcccatgggtaaatttgccattgttgataaatgagccctactgtccCTTAATCTCTGCTGAAACAAACAAGGCTGAATGCAGAATTTCTAAACACACATTCAAAACTAAGCTTAGTGTGGTGAATATGTGTCATTAACCCACTGCACAGAATCAAGAAAAATGTACATGAAAGAAATATACTCTATTTTCAGAATTAAATTTTACTTCCTTAAGTAAAATCCCTTTAGAAaacatgtattataaataaatgtacattgacCATTGCTGTATGGCACAAGAGTAAAACCATGCATTGCACATACTTTATGTATGTATAAAATCCCTTTGCCCTGTTTTGATATACTTTATACAATATGGTAGattaaatagcttgaaattagagtATGTAAACACAAAGAGACGCTAATAAGTTTAATTTACACCTGTATTTAGCAAGTGTAGAAGGATTGCCTGGTGTCATGATTGCCAAACCCATCCTCATTGTGTTAGGAAACCAAGCCCTCATCTAAAGCATATAAAAGGAGAACTTTGGATTTGTAATTGTGGTTAATTGTTCTCTTGGGCTTCCTGTATTATCAGTACTGTACCTAGCTGTAGATCTAAAGAAGGAACAATGAGCCAAATCCGAAAGTCTTTGGGCAGCAAATCTGGATCATGCAATGTTCGAGGCTACACAGCTTGTTCCATTGGTGGAGGATTTGTAGGGCCAAGATATAATTTCAGCTCTTTATCGTCTGCTGGAGGCAACCCCATCCACCACAGCAGTGGAAAGCTAAAATCCACTGGAAGCCTATATTGTTTAGGGGGTCACAAAAGGACCTCTATCAGCAGTGGGAGAGTCCTTGGGTCCACGTTGGGTACCAGCAAGAGTTTTGGAACCGACACCTTTCCGATATGTCCACCAGGAGGTATCCAACAGGTTACAGTCAACCAAATTCTCCTCCAGCCAGTAAATGTAGATATTGACCCAAATATCCAAAAGGTGCGAAGTGCAGAAAGGGATCAGATCAAGTGTCTCAACAACAAATTTGCAGGTTTTATTGACAAGGTAAGTTGTATATATTGGAAATAACAGTAAGGTTAGAGCCTCAAAACATCAGTTACTATTTCTAATTCAAAAAATGTATCAAGTTTAAAGGAATATGTTGTTGAatcttttatttgattttcttctCTTTCATAATCCCTTGGCTTTAGGTTCGATTTCTTGAACAACAAAATCAGATTTTGGAAACTAAATGGAACTTTTTgcaagaaaaaagccagaaactGTGCTCTAGGAGAGACACTATTAAACCATTGTTTGATGCCTACATTACCAACCTTCAGAGACAACTGGAAGgattaaagaatgaaaaatgcCACCTAGATGGGGATCTAAAGAATATGCAAGATGTGGTGGAAGAATTCAAGTGCAAGTTAGTTCAaatccaaacttttttttgtcaggAATATTTGTCTAAATCTGTACTCACTGTTTCAGTGTTCTTCTTTATATGGCAATGACCTATGTAACCATTTCCTAACAGATATGAAGAAGAGATTAATAAGAGAACATGTGCCGAAAATGAGTTTGTGGCCCTCAAAAAGGTAGATTTGAACAATTTTAATGAGAATATTCATGAAAATGTCATTATCTATCTGAATGCATATAACAACGAATCTTGTGTTGTTGACAACTTATTCAAGGGTCTCCATATCCTTATAGAACCTGAAAGTACATATGCTGTAATTTTCTACCTGTTGCTTCAACGAACATACGTAGAGGAAAAGTACTTTATAAATGTTTAACAAGCTTTCaaacacataaattatatatataattgttcacAATGAAATCATTAGCATTAGAGAAATAGTAccatttctttttattgcttcGCTGCATGGATTGTGGTGATAAGAAACAGTTCCTATTCCCATTGGCTAATATTAGTGCATGTCATTTGCTTAtcattatttatgattttgctttttaaaaacagatttatacGTTGACCATAATGTATACCAATTATAATGTTTTAGTCCACATGTTTGTACATGGACGCTCATTTTATGGCACCAGCACACAAGAAATTCTggagcacacagatttttttttttaaattagcaacACTACATTAAAAGTCAATCCAATCTACAATGAGTTATGACAAGCAAATATGATGTATGATTCAGTTATTGGTTATTGGTGAATTCATAACTGGGTATTTACCCAGAAATGCTAGCATGTCTTGCGCTTAAAGCTGACTCTGTTGTTATCTGTGTTTTGGTTCAGCTAAGAGCTGCTTGCAAGACAAAAAGTTTTTCTTCTTACGTTTACTTCCAAACATGTTTATATATTCAACATAGGTTGAGCTAATAATAATTTTAGGCACCACCACTCACTATAGTAACTTTGACCAGTCTGTGCATGTCTAGTAGATGTTTTAATaatgttattctttttttcttttttaaaggatgtggatgtattatacattaaaaaagCAGAGATGGAGGCCAAAGAGGAATCCTTGGGAAATGAGATCAGCTTCTTGAGGAGCCTCTTTGATGCGGTACTAAACCTTCCTACATAGAGCAACTTCATAGACATATTTACTTATTAATTGTCCAGTTAAAATATCTTCAAACGAGATAACATTCTATTTCCTTGAATAACAGTGTTGAATAGTTTCATAATATTTTTACTTTGGTGGATTTTGAGCTCATGTTTTgcttataattgaaaaaaaaacagtatgtggACCATGTTCTGGTtcagtaaaattatatttttatcagtAGTTCCATTGTCCAACAAACATCTCATGTCAATCAAATCTCAAGAAAATACATGAGCTCTATCTAGGGCCTTTGGTTGAACAACCCTGACTTACTATGAAGATGAGagaaagcaaatattaaaaaGAGTATGTCTAGCTATTGCCCTTACTTTATATATAcccatgcaataaaataaattagcagATTGTAAAACAGTAAATTCCAAATAGAAATAGATTTTTCCCAGAGAATTTCTATGTAGCCTACCCATTATGCTTGTGTTAAAATTAAATCTAATCATTATTATGTTAGATCAATAggattatcattattatattgcCATGGacacaattttgaaataaaatgtggGCCTTTTCTTACAGGAACTAGCAGAACTACAAGAATGTCTGTCTGATATTAATGTTGTTCTGTGCATGGACAACAACCGGGAATTGGACCTGAATGGCCTCATTGCAGAATGCAAAGCTCAGTATGAAGAAATTGCCATCAGAAGCAAATCTGAAGCAGAAGCTGCATATGC
Proteins encoded in this region:
- the krt78.4.L gene encoding keratin, type II cytoskeletal cochleal, whose amino-acid sequence is MSQIRKSLGSKSGSCNVRGYTACSIGGGFVGPRYNFSSLSSAGGNPIHHSSGKLKSTGSLYCLGGHKRTSISSGRVLGSTLGTSKSFGTDTFPICPPGGIQQVTVNQILLQPVNVDIDPNIQKVRSAERDQIKCLNNKFAGFIDKVRFLEQQNQILETKWNFLQEKSQKLCSRRDTIKPLFDAYITNLQRQLEGLKNEKCHLDGDLKNMQDVVEEFKCKYEEEINKRTCAENEFVALKKDVDVLYIKKAEMEAKEESLGNEISFLRSLFDAELAELQECLSDINVVLCMDNNRELDLNGLIAECKAQYEEIAIRSKSEAEAAYAKKFQQLKAAAGHHGDNLRSSKTEIQDLHTMIKRLQAEIECVKKQIAALQATICNAESRGEATLKDARCKMSELEAVLQKAKEDLALQLKEYQELLRVKLALDVEIATYRTLLEGEESRMHGEITNDVKISVYTTGKLGSSNAECISSCNLKNSGSILAGVEAPKCASVCAPKYTPKYAPVCAPKCTLPVKPCGTTCSKPGY